A single genomic interval of Aureliella helgolandensis harbors:
- a CDS encoding acyl carrier protein, whose protein sequence is MDSIEDKLRERLAEKFGGSPQLTDGLAFLGVDSIGMAELTVELEKEFNIQIQDDIVDVETVQELADYIRARGAT, encoded by the coding sequence GTGGATTCCATTGAAGATAAACTGCGCGAACGGCTCGCTGAAAAATTCGGTGGTTCGCCTCAATTGACCGACGGTCTGGCGTTTTTGGGTGTCGACTCCATCGGCATGGCTGAATTGACAGTCGAGCTTGAGAAAGAGTTTAACATTCAGATTCAGGACGACATCGTCGACGTCGAAACGGTCCAGGAGTTGGCGGACTACATCCGGGCTCGCGGTGCCACCTAG
- a CDS encoding dihydrodipicolinate synthase family protein: MDTRSITPARLAESVIAVPPLARDAKLRVNLAENRKIAQFIEGGGVNTLLYGGNAVFYHVRLSEYEQVLQTLVEIASQDTLIVPAVGPTYGTMMDQAEVLKDFDFPTVMVLPQREIADANGIANGIRRFVDAYGKPIVLYLKHDQWLPADLVGKMHRNGIISWIKYAVVREDTSNDNYLRDVLAEVPSNIVVSGIGEQPAIIHMRDFEIANFTSGCVCVNPALSMKMMRAIQSQDFDTAETIRQQFTGLENLRNGINPIRVLHRAVELAGIAETGPMFPLLSEIDPAQTTLVANAAEQLRMLTA, encoded by the coding sequence ATGGACACTCGTTCGATCACTCCCGCTCGTCTTGCGGAAAGCGTTATTGCCGTACCTCCCCTGGCTCGAGATGCAAAGCTCCGCGTAAATTTGGCCGAAAATCGCAAAATTGCGCAGTTTATCGAAGGGGGCGGGGTCAATACGCTGCTGTACGGAGGTAACGCCGTGTTCTACCACGTTCGTCTCAGCGAGTACGAGCAAGTACTGCAGACCTTGGTCGAGATCGCCTCCCAGGACACTCTCATCGTGCCTGCCGTTGGGCCGACCTACGGGACGATGATGGACCAAGCTGAAGTCTTGAAGGATTTCGATTTCCCGACCGTTATGGTTTTGCCTCAGCGTGAAATCGCCGATGCCAACGGAATTGCCAACGGCATCCGTCGGTTTGTCGATGCCTACGGTAAACCCATCGTCTTGTACCTCAAGCATGACCAATGGCTGCCAGCGGATTTAGTAGGAAAAATGCACCGCAACGGCATTATCTCATGGATCAAATATGCCGTCGTACGAGAGGATACTAGCAACGACAACTACTTGCGGGATGTGCTGGCCGAAGTGCCTAGCAACATCGTGGTCAGTGGCATTGGCGAGCAACCTGCCATCATTCACATGCGCGACTTCGAAATCGCAAACTTCACGAGTGGATGCGTCTGTGTCAACCCAGCTCTGTCCATGAAGATGATGCGAGCGATTCAGAGTCAAGACTTTGACACTGCTGAAACGATTCGCCAACAATTCACTGGGTTGGAAAACCTCCGTAATGGCATTAATCCAATCCGCGTTCTTCACCGCGCTGTGGAACTGGCCGGTATCGCAGAAACCGGTCCAATGTTTCCACTCCTCAGCGAAATCGACCCAGCGCAAACAACCTTGGTTGCCAATGCTGCAGAGCAACTACGGATGCTAACAGCCTAG
- a CDS encoding GNAT family N-acetyltransferase, with product MNAEIVCRTVELAEYTEQWRRLAQTPLQSPEWLLNWWDAYSSPVATLNTLTVCSPSGQLLGLAPLYFRDSWGMGRTLRFLGSGEACSDFQSILCVPGYETPVAAAISQALIDSSGDGGWGICEFEGVGTHDPVLGQVVKNLQTAGYSLDTKQLESTWRVDLQGDWDQVVGRMCKSMRRQTRSLLKQFDGSEALKLTWSDSPTEFAQAFETLQDLHQQRWEQAGKEGCFASSRFSKFTKAACQALHAKRQCSIATLVADQTPVASSLLLHGAQGNYVYQTGRDPNFPTQRYGTMLNALLLREMQHRQFQFVDFLRGNEVYKDRLGAVPSECVRIRVVAPRILPRLRYGAWMLGSRLRRNALALSDPANLDTPPAPSFPKREQAE from the coding sequence ATGAATGCTGAAATCGTTTGCCGAACAGTCGAACTTGCGGAATATACCGAACAGTGGCGAAGGTTAGCCCAAACGCCGCTGCAGTCGCCTGAGTGGCTGCTGAATTGGTGGGATGCCTACAGCTCTCCGGTGGCTACGTTGAACACACTCACCGTCTGTTCGCCAAGTGGGCAATTGCTCGGCTTAGCACCGCTCTATTTCCGGGATAGCTGGGGCATGGGGCGAACGCTTCGCTTCCTCGGCAGTGGCGAAGCTTGCTCCGACTTTCAGTCGATTCTATGCGTGCCCGGATATGAAACACCAGTCGCCGCTGCAATCTCTCAAGCATTGATCGACAGCAGTGGTGACGGGGGATGGGGGATCTGCGAGTTCGAAGGAGTGGGGACACATGATCCCGTTCTAGGACAGGTTGTGAAGAATCTGCAGACAGCTGGCTATTCCTTAGATACCAAGCAACTGGAGAGTACCTGGCGGGTTGACCTGCAAGGGGATTGGGATCAAGTGGTCGGGCGGATGTGCAAGTCGATGCGCCGTCAAACGCGCAGCTTGCTCAAGCAGTTTGACGGTAGCGAGGCGTTGAAACTAACGTGGAGCGACTCTCCGACGGAGTTTGCACAAGCCTTTGAAACGCTCCAAGATTTGCATCAACAGCGCTGGGAGCAAGCGGGCAAGGAGGGGTGCTTTGCATCCAGCCGATTCTCGAAATTCACTAAGGCAGCGTGTCAAGCTCTTCACGCAAAACGGCAATGTTCCATCGCCACACTGGTCGCTGACCAGACTCCCGTAGCCAGTTCGCTGCTGTTGCACGGCGCGCAGGGGAATTATGTGTATCAAACAGGTCGCGATCCGAACTTTCCAACCCAACGCTACGGAACGATGCTCAACGCACTCTTGCTACGTGAGATGCAGCATCGCCAATTCCAGTTTGTAGACTTCCTGAGAGGCAATGAAGTCTACAAGGATCGCTTGGGAGCCGTTCCCTCGGAATGCGTGCGAATCCGCGTGGTGGCTCCACGAATCTTGCCACGCTTGCGCTACGGGGCTTGGATGCTGGGGAGTCGCTTACGACGCAATGCGTTGGCATTGTCCGATCCCGCCAACCTCGACACGCCCCCTGCGCCCAGCTTTCCCAAGCGGGAACAAGCCGAGTAG
- a CDS encoding iron-containing alcohol dehydrogenase: MDSIDFKHRTRLVFEAGGLSRLGQLSRELGASRVLVVSDPGVVAAGHFQRGLDALTAQHIEVHSFQGVHENPSTEDVAACLQVAKEFTPDLLIGLGGGSSMDCAKGMNFLYSCGGQMEDYWGVGKATSEMLPMIAVPTTAGTGSEAQSFALISQAETHVKMACGDPRAACSVALLDPELTLTQPARVTALTGIDAVSHALESYVTQRRNPLSVGYSRQAWQLLSSGLPDVLSKPQDIEARGKVQLGAFFAGLAIETSMLGAAHALANPLTARFGITHGQAVGMMLPQVIRFNGEVVGAWYEELWRDVAHTPLARNCKSSSGSESLARFVHSLVALAGLETELSRVGVDEMAIEQLSEDATRQWTGTFNPRPLNQADFQELYRRTFAFREAC, from the coding sequence ATGGATAGTATTGACTTTAAACACCGCACGCGTTTGGTTTTCGAGGCTGGGGGGCTTTCGCGCCTGGGACAATTGAGCCGCGAGTTAGGAGCCAGTCGCGTCTTGGTGGTGAGTGATCCAGGTGTGGTCGCCGCCGGGCACTTCCAACGCGGCCTAGATGCCTTGACGGCGCAGCATATTGAAGTCCATTCTTTTCAGGGCGTCCATGAAAATCCATCCACCGAGGATGTTGCCGCGTGCTTGCAAGTTGCCAAGGAATTTACCCCGGATCTGTTGATCGGTCTGGGGGGCGGCAGCTCAATGGATTGTGCGAAAGGCATGAACTTTCTGTATTCCTGTGGCGGGCAAATGGAGGACTATTGGGGCGTTGGCAAAGCCACTTCGGAAATGTTGCCCATGATTGCCGTCCCCACAACCGCAGGAACTGGTAGCGAAGCACAATCCTTCGCACTGATCAGTCAAGCTGAGACGCACGTCAAAATGGCCTGCGGAGATCCACGGGCCGCTTGCAGTGTAGCCTTGCTCGACCCGGAATTGACTCTCACTCAGCCTGCTAGAGTCACCGCGCTCACTGGGATTGATGCGGTTTCCCATGCGTTGGAATCCTACGTGACGCAGCGGCGAAATCCCCTGAGCGTGGGCTACAGTCGGCAAGCATGGCAATTGCTCAGTTCGGGATTGCCCGATGTCTTAAGCAAGCCACAAGACATTGAAGCTCGCGGAAAGGTCCAGTTAGGAGCCTTTTTCGCGGGTTTAGCCATTGAAACTAGTATGTTGGGAGCCGCTCACGCCCTCGCGAATCCATTGACGGCTCGATTTGGTATCACTCATGGGCAGGCTGTGGGCATGATGTTACCACAAGTGATTCGCTTTAACGGCGAGGTTGTGGGAGCATGGTACGAGGAGTTGTGGCGCGATGTGGCGCACACGCCGTTGGCACGCAACTGCAAATCGTCCTCGGGCAGCGAGTCGCTGGCCCGCTTCGTACATTCGCTGGTTGCACTCGCTGGCCTGGAGACTGAATTATCACGGGTGGGAGTCGACGAAATGGCGATCGAGCAATTGTCGGAGGACGCGACCCGTCAATGGACTGGCACCTTCAACCCGCGTCCATTGAATCAAGCCGATTTTCAGGAGCTGTACCGACGAACCTTTGCCTTCAGAGAAGCTTGTTAA
- a CDS encoding enoyl-ACP reductase FabI, whose amino-acid sequence MTLFAGKKGLILGVANENSIAWAIAQQILEQGGECGFTHLPDREDDERKKNRRRVSKLTDNYENAKFLVPLDVQNDENIREVMATAGKEFGQIDFLLHSIAFADRDDLSRDTIETSRDGFKLAMDVSVYSLMAVCNAAQDILAPKASIAAMTYFGGEKCVPGYNVMGICKAALEAAMRYLAYDLGPKGIRVNALSAGPLRTLAGRAAGVDDMLKLYEYMAPLGRNVSHEEVGKTGAFLLSPMSDGITGEILHVDGGYNMMGSPGRLLDRMESKS is encoded by the coding sequence ATGACTTTGTTCGCTGGTAAGAAGGGTTTGATACTTGGGGTCGCCAACGAAAACTCGATCGCCTGGGCGATTGCGCAACAGATTTTAGAACAAGGCGGTGAGTGTGGTTTTACGCACTTGCCCGATCGAGAGGATGACGAACGCAAAAAGAATCGTCGCCGAGTCAGCAAGTTGACCGACAATTACGAGAACGCCAAATTCCTGGTGCCACTCGATGTGCAAAACGATGAGAACATACGCGAAGTGATGGCGACCGCTGGCAAAGAGTTTGGACAGATCGATTTCCTGCTCCACTCCATCGCCTTCGCCGATCGCGACGACTTGTCCCGCGATACCATTGAGACCAGCCGCGACGGTTTCAAATTGGCCATGGACGTGAGCGTGTACAGTTTAATGGCTGTCTGCAACGCGGCCCAAGACATTCTCGCGCCTAAGGCGTCTATTGCCGCCATGACCTATTTCGGCGGCGAAAAGTGTGTGCCGGGCTACAACGTGATGGGGATTTGCAAAGCGGCCCTCGAAGCAGCCATGCGTTATCTAGCCTACGATTTAGGGCCTAAGGGAATTCGAGTCAATGCGCTCAGCGCCGGGCCGTTGCGCACTCTGGCCGGTCGCGCCGCAGGGGTTGACGATATGCTCAAGCTCTACGAATACATGGCTCCACTGGGACGCAATGTCTCTCACGAAGAAGTGGGGAAGACTGGGGCGTTCCTGCTGAGCCCGATGAGCGATGGCATTACAGGCGAAATCTTGCATGTAGACGGCGGCTACAACATGATGGGCAGCCCCGGACGACTGCTCGATCGCATGGAATCCAAGAGCTAG
- a CDS encoding ATP-binding protein yields MPSGNLTVVISAGQSRNPEKRSLENGLTELAGQLPGVKVLRIPHLYDLPKESQTYATLKNLDSDLVVLCWLYDRATHWILDRNGVRGQVGTVELRLAGEEEEQDLGIESSESEPRVIDDQPRPQRAIYCLDFRASSQIPEYLAEIRRIQEELVTAASETSQAPQHLSLEQFQRFAAPENNSYVGHKPDAEADASAPLATLFGTSSVVTIEEHPTRRWYPVIDFSRCTNCMECIDFCLFGVYGVDSAETIVVEQADNCRKGCPACSRVCPQNAIIFPQHKTPAIAGAPVDASGLKIDLSKLFGAPEADEDAEAVAARERDEQLILAGRQPVGASSGISERLAQNPQNQSQPDELDDLINQLDSLDL; encoded by the coding sequence ATGCCTAGCGGCAACTTGACAGTAGTAATCTCGGCAGGGCAAAGCCGCAATCCAGAGAAGCGTTCACTCGAGAACGGCTTGACGGAGCTTGCCGGGCAATTGCCCGGGGTTAAGGTTCTGCGCATTCCGCATCTCTACGACTTACCTAAAGAGAGTCAAACCTACGCCACGCTGAAGAACCTCGACTCCGATTTGGTCGTGCTCTGCTGGCTCTACGACCGCGCCACTCATTGGATCCTGGATCGCAATGGAGTGCGTGGCCAAGTCGGCACCGTCGAACTGCGTTTGGCTGGCGAGGAGGAAGAGCAAGACTTAGGCATCGAGTCGAGCGAAAGCGAACCGCGAGTCATCGATGACCAGCCGCGGCCGCAGCGAGCTATCTATTGTTTGGATTTCCGAGCTAGCAGCCAGATCCCTGAATACTTGGCAGAGATCCGCCGCATCCAGGAAGAACTAGTGACGGCCGCCAGTGAGACCTCCCAGGCTCCACAGCATCTGTCGCTCGAACAGTTTCAGCGGTTTGCGGCCCCCGAGAACAACTCGTACGTGGGACACAAGCCGGACGCGGAGGCCGATGCATCTGCCCCTCTGGCCACGCTCTTTGGAACCTCGAGTGTCGTCACGATTGAGGAACATCCCACGCGACGCTGGTATCCCGTCATCGACTTCAGCCGCTGTACCAACTGCATGGAATGCATCGATTTCTGCCTCTTCGGAGTCTACGGAGTCGATTCCGCCGAAACGATTGTGGTGGAACAGGCCGACAATTGTCGCAAGGGTTGCCCGGCATGCAGTCGTGTCTGCCCTCAAAACGCAATTATCTTTCCCCAGCATAAGACTCCCGCTATTGCAGGTGCTCCGGTCGACGCCAGCGGGCTCAAGATCGACTTGTCGAAACTCTTTGGCGCGCCGGAAGCGGACGAAGATGCGGAAGCGGTTGCCGCTCGCGAGAGGGATGAGCAACTTATATTGGCAGGTCGCCAACCCGTAGGGGCTTCATCAGGGATTTCAGAACGCCTTGCGCAAAACCCCCAAAATCAAAGTCAACCTGACGAACTGGACGATCTGATTAATCAGCTGGATTCGCTCGATCTTTAG
- a CDS encoding glycine cleavage system protein H, protein MSAELVFMMGDFEARFPTDRRYAKNHMWAAPLRDGIWRLGLTAYAVRLLQDVYFLDLVLEAEMRIGERQEIGSIESKKAESSLYTPVAGTVVQTNADLLHDPTGINLDKYGQGWMYEIAADAESAASRLLSPEDYLEHLTAAWEVAQRTIKGQANA, encoded by the coding sequence ATGAGCGCCGAGTTGGTGTTCATGATGGGGGACTTTGAAGCTCGCTTCCCCACCGACCGCAGATACGCCAAGAACCACATGTGGGCCGCGCCGCTCCGCGACGGTATTTGGCGTCTGGGGCTGACCGCCTACGCTGTCCGATTGCTGCAAGACGTCTACTTTCTGGATTTGGTTCTGGAAGCGGAGATGCGAATCGGTGAGCGACAAGAAATTGGCTCGATCGAAAGTAAGAAAGCTGAGAGCAGCCTCTACACTCCAGTTGCCGGGACCGTCGTCCAAACGAACGCGGATTTGCTGCACGATCCCACTGGCATCAATTTGGATAAGTACGGGCAGGGTTGGATGTACGAGATTGCAGCCGACGCGGAATCGGCTGCCTCACGACTGCTGTCCCCGGAAGACTACCTAGAACACTTAACTGCGGCCTGGGAAGTTGCCCAACGCACGATCAAAGGACAAGCCAATGCCTAG
- a CDS encoding TonB-dependent receptor, translating into MNTERPTTERKALAINLDPRRYGSFAEIGAGQEVVRWFFRVGAAAGTIAKSMSAYDMSVSDAIYGECERYVCRKRLEDMLEHEHSLNLQRLRESRGDTTSFFAFADTVSARNFHGTNECHGWIGIRFQAHPRDQDSQIIMHVRMLDTENALQQEALGIVGVNLLYGAFFLNHEPDQLVESLLDNLSTRRIEIDMIEFSGIAFRHVDNRVMSLRLVQLGLSNAAMFSADGEVLQPSEVLYKKPILVERGSFRPLTHVNVDMLRAAQERFHAEADVEADEVVSLAEITMRNLQANGDIDLRDFLARVDVLAASGMTVLISNYFEYYRLAAYLARHTKKKIGITMGAASLCELFDEKYYTTLDGGILESFGRLFKNDLKLYIYPLLNRDTGELTTVDNLEVAPELRKLYRYLVDKGCIEQLDNHNPAHLGTFSREVLRLIQTGDDSWREHVPAGVAAVIEERAFFGYRRSAKGTQTKVSTLPVPLNAIPIMSSSVPV; encoded by the coding sequence ATCAATACAGAACGACCAACCACCGAACGCAAAGCGTTGGCTATTAACCTTGACCCTCGCCGTTACGGATCTTTTGCGGAGATTGGGGCTGGCCAAGAAGTGGTTCGATGGTTCTTCCGCGTTGGCGCCGCTGCCGGTACGATCGCGAAGAGCATGTCCGCCTATGACATGTCGGTAAGCGACGCGATCTATGGTGAATGTGAGCGCTACGTTTGCCGTAAGCGCCTAGAGGATATGCTGGAGCACGAGCATTCGCTCAATTTGCAACGCCTGCGCGAGAGTCGTGGCGATACGACATCCTTCTTCGCGTTTGCCGACACGGTTTCCGCCCGCAACTTCCATGGCACCAACGAATGTCACGGCTGGATCGGTATCCGATTTCAAGCGCACCCTCGCGATCAAGACAGTCAGATCATCATGCATGTCCGCATGCTGGACACCGAGAACGCGTTGCAGCAAGAAGCACTCGGCATCGTCGGAGTGAACTTGCTCTACGGTGCATTTTTTCTGAACCACGAGCCCGATCAATTGGTCGAATCGCTCCTCGACAATCTCAGCACCCGCAGAATTGAGATCGATATGATCGAATTCTCGGGAATCGCCTTCCGTCATGTCGATAATCGCGTGATGAGCCTGCGTTTGGTGCAATTGGGATTGAGCAATGCGGCCATGTTTTCCGCTGACGGCGAAGTGCTGCAACCCTCGGAAGTCCTTTACAAGAAGCCGATTTTAGTCGAGCGTGGGAGCTTCCGTCCGCTAACCCACGTCAATGTGGACATGTTGCGCGCGGCTCAGGAAAGATTCCATGCGGAAGCAGATGTGGAAGCCGATGAAGTGGTTTCGTTGGCAGAGATCACCATGCGTAATTTGCAAGCCAACGGAGATATCGATCTTCGTGACTTCCTGGCCCGAGTGGACGTGTTGGCGGCTAGCGGGATGACCGTCTTAATCTCCAACTATTTTGAATACTATCGACTCGCGGCTTACTTGGCGCGTCACACCAAGAAGAAGATTGGCATCACCATGGGAGCGGCAAGCCTTTGTGAGTTGTTTGACGAAAAGTACTATACAACTCTGGATGGAGGAATCCTCGAGTCCTTCGGGCGACTCTTTAAGAACGATTTAAAGCTGTACATCTATCCGCTGCTCAACCGAGATACGGGGGAGTTGACGACAGTCGACAATTTAGAGGTAGCGCCGGAGCTGAGAAAGCTCTATCGATATTTGGTCGATAAGGGTTGCATTGAACAACTCGATAATCACAACCCGGCGCACTTGGGGACTTTCTCGCGCGAAGTCTTGAGATTGATCCAGACCGGTGACGATTCTTGGCGTGAACACGTGCCTGCAGGAGTTGCTGCCGTGATTGAAGAGCGAGCGTTCTTCGGCTATCGACGGTCGGCCAAAGGCACTCAAACGAAGGTCAGCACATTGCCTGTTCCACTCAATGCAATTCCGATCATGAGTTCATCGGTGCCGGTCTAA
- a CDS encoding coproporphyrinogen-III oxidase family protein — translation MTTEATKTEVGSYFISNYPPYSRWKPEFLPEVEKAMAAPPGPVPLGLYLHIPFCRKRCKFCYFKVFTGKKADEIETYVEALCKEIELVSQQPVMGERPFRFVYFGGGTPSFLSPKQLTSLVDRLRANISWDKAEEVTFECEPGTLSETKIKTLKELGVTRLSLGIENFNDKLLEENGRAHLSKEVFRAWEWIAAANFPNVNIDLISGMVGETWDNWKMNVAKTLELSPESVTIYQMELPFNTVYSEGMLKESQESPVADWPTKREWVKYAFEAFAEAGYTQSSAYTMIKDPNKVSFSYRDNLWKGSDLLATGIASFGHISGVHYQNLPEWKQYIGAIEEGRLPLGRAYTPTPKQALIRELILLLKRGYLEIDYFVNKFGVDVWEEYREAWQEYETAGYVSRDGNRIELSIEGLLRADALLPVFFEADNQGVRYT, via the coding sequence ATGACGACAGAAGCCACAAAAACCGAAGTCGGTAGCTATTTCATTTCGAACTACCCGCCCTACTCGCGCTGGAAGCCCGAGTTCTTGCCTGAAGTCGAAAAGGCGATGGCGGCCCCTCCCGGCCCAGTTCCGTTGGGGCTGTATTTGCACATTCCGTTTTGCCGAAAAAGATGCAAGTTTTGCTACTTCAAAGTCTTTACCGGTAAGAAGGCCGATGAGATCGAGACGTACGTTGAGGCGCTGTGCAAAGAGATCGAATTGGTCAGCCAACAGCCTGTCATGGGCGAGCGGCCCTTTCGATTCGTCTACTTCGGGGGGGGCACTCCGAGCTTCCTGTCTCCCAAACAGTTGACCAGCTTGGTCGATCGACTGCGCGCTAATATCAGCTGGGACAAAGCGGAAGAAGTTACCTTTGAGTGCGAACCTGGCACTCTCAGTGAGACAAAGATCAAAACGCTCAAGGAGCTGGGGGTTACCCGCCTAAGCTTGGGGATCGAAAACTTCAATGACAAGCTGCTCGAAGAAAACGGCCGCGCACACCTCTCGAAGGAAGTTTTCCGCGCTTGGGAGTGGATCGCGGCAGCGAATTTCCCGAACGTCAACATCGACCTCATCTCTGGCATGGTGGGGGAAACCTGGGATAACTGGAAGATGAACGTCGCTAAGACGCTCGAACTCTCCCCCGAGAGTGTGACCATCTACCAGATGGAACTCCCCTTCAACACGGTTTACTCGGAGGGAATGCTCAAAGAGTCCCAGGAATCGCCGGTGGCCGATTGGCCGACCAAACGCGAATGGGTTAAGTACGCTTTCGAAGCATTTGCCGAAGCGGGGTACACGCAGAGCTCTGCCTACACGATGATCAAGGATCCCAATAAGGTCAGCTTTAGCTACCGAGATAATCTGTGGAAGGGTTCCGATCTGCTGGCGACTGGCATCGCATCCTTTGGGCACATTTCGGGGGTCCACTATCAGAATCTTCCCGAATGGAAGCAGTATATCGGCGCGATCGAAGAGGGCCGGCTCCCATTGGGACGAGCCTATACCCCCACACCGAAGCAGGCACTCATTCGCGAATTGATCCTGCTGCTCAAGCGCGGTTACCTCGAAATTGACTATTTTGTCAATAAATTCGGGGTAGATGTGTGGGAAGAGTATCGCGAAGCATGGCAGGAATACGAAACGGCGGGCTATGTCAGCCGCGATGGGAATCGCATTGAATTGTCCATCGAAGGGTTGCTCCGCGCCGACGCGCTGTTGCCGGTATTCTTCGAAGCGGACAATCAAGGGGTACGTTATACATGA
- a CDS encoding outer membrane protein assembly factor BamB family protein, which yields MPKGRNVYRTAAARACLGRLAWMACLSLMCIVSARAADWPMGRGNVAGTGATDEPLPDSLELLWEVELKGLGFDAGPIIAGGVVYAADHDGRIFALQLATGKELWRRELETGFVASPAIDGDTLYVGDYEGNLHALDAQTGKEKWVFTAGLEIDASPNFYGDLVLLTSQDGILYGLSKANGQLKWKYETGDQLQCGPTLAGKQTFLGGCDANLHVIDVETGQVTGEPIPIDAPTGSTPSVLDLDSRDAAGNPQQLVLVPTYAGEIFAFPAGQRTPRWRFKDEKLADEFKNSVAVAEGLIVATSRNKRVFALSADSGKVKWTAVLRKRSDASPVIAGQSVVVAAADGRILRYDLRTGKELWMFEVKGSFIGSPAVADGRLVVANDRGTLFCFGEKKK from the coding sequence ATGCCGAAAGGTAGAAACGTGTATCGAACAGCAGCAGCCAGAGCATGCTTGGGCAGGCTCGCTTGGATGGCTTGCCTATCCCTCATGTGCATTGTTTCCGCTCGCGCCGCCGACTGGCCTATGGGACGGGGCAACGTTGCCGGAACCGGCGCTACCGACGAACCGCTACCCGACTCATTGGAGTTGCTATGGGAAGTCGAGTTGAAGGGGCTGGGGTTTGACGCAGGCCCCATTATCGCCGGGGGAGTGGTGTACGCCGCAGACCATGATGGTCGTATCTTCGCGTTGCAGCTCGCGACCGGTAAGGAACTCTGGCGCCGCGAACTGGAAACCGGATTTGTCGCTTCTCCTGCCATCGACGGCGATACGCTCTACGTCGGTGACTACGAAGGAAATTTGCACGCCCTCGACGCCCAGACCGGAAAAGAGAAGTGGGTCTTCACCGCCGGCTTGGAGATTGATGCGAGTCCCAATTTCTACGGAGATCTTGTGCTCCTCACCTCCCAAGATGGAATCCTTTACGGTCTCTCCAAGGCCAATGGCCAATTGAAGTGGAAGTACGAAACGGGAGATCAATTGCAATGTGGCCCAACATTGGCTGGAAAACAGACGTTCCTGGGGGGGTGTGACGCGAACCTGCATGTGATCGATGTGGAGACGGGGCAAGTCACCGGCGAGCCGATTCCCATCGACGCCCCCACCGGTAGCACTCCTTCGGTCTTGGATCTAGACTCAAGGGACGCCGCAGGCAACCCGCAGCAGTTGGTGCTGGTACCGACCTACGCAGGAGAGATCTTTGCATTTCCGGCTGGCCAACGCACTCCGCGGTGGCGGTTCAAAGATGAAAAGTTGGCCGATGAATTTAAGAACTCGGTAGCCGTTGCGGAGGGGTTGATCGTCGCCACAAGTCGCAATAAGCGTGTTTTCGCGTTATCTGCAGACTCGGGGAAAGTAAAATGGACAGCCGTGTTGCGCAAGCGTTCCGATGCATCCCCGGTGATCGCTGGGCAGAGCGTGGTCGTAGCAGCCGCAGATGGGCGCATTTTGCGCTACGATCTGCGAACAGGCAAAGAACTTTGGATGTTTGAAGTCAAAGGTAGTTTTATTGGTTCACCAGCCGTCGCAGATGGTAGATTGGTCGTTGCGAATGATCGCGGCACCCTATTCTGTTTCGGAGAGAAGAAGAAGTAG